In Paenarthrobacter sp. GOM3, a single window of DNA contains:
- a CDS encoding amino acid ABC transporter ATP-binding protein codes for MSEFVSGTLTAKNIHLSFGSNHVLRGIDLHVEKGTTASVIGPSGSGKSTLLRVMNRLIEPDQGDILLDGRSVLKDNPDELRRRIGMVFQQFNLFPHKTVAENISLALRKLRGMSKEQARDEALNQLDLVGLKHKADSRPANLSGGQQQRVAIARALAMKPEVMFFDEATSALDPELVKGVLALMTDLAKGGMTMVVVTHEMGFSRNVSDVVTFMDAGVVVESGPPEQLFTDPRTERLQGFLSDVL; via the coding sequence ATGAGTGAATTCGTTTCAGGCACATTGACGGCCAAGAACATCCACTTGTCCTTCGGCAGCAACCACGTCCTGCGTGGCATCGACCTGCACGTCGAGAAGGGCACCACCGCCTCGGTGATTGGTCCTTCAGGTTCGGGCAAGTCGACGCTGCTTCGCGTCATGAACCGGCTCATCGAGCCGGACCAGGGCGACATCCTGCTTGACGGGCGCTCGGTTCTCAAGGACAACCCTGATGAGCTGCGCCGCCGGATCGGCATGGTCTTCCAGCAGTTCAACCTGTTCCCGCACAAGACGGTGGCCGAGAACATCTCGCTGGCACTGCGCAAACTCCGTGGCATGTCCAAGGAGCAGGCGCGGGACGAGGCCCTGAACCAGCTGGACCTGGTGGGGTTGAAGCACAAAGCGGATTCCCGGCCAGCCAACCTCTCAGGTGGCCAGCAGCAGCGTGTGGCTATTGCCCGCGCGCTGGCCATGAAGCCGGAGGTGATGTTCTTCGACGAGGCAACATCTGCGTTGGACCCGGAGCTCGTCAAGGGCGTCCTGGCCCTCATGACTGACCTGGCCAAGGGTGGCATGACCATGGTGGTGGTGACGCACGAGATGGGCTTCTCCCGCAACGTTTCCGATGTGGTGACCTTCATGGATGCCGGTGTTGTGGTGGAGTCGGGTCCGCCGGAACAGCTGTTCACGGATCCGCGCACGGAACGCCTCCAGGGCTTCCTTTCGGACGTCCTCTAG